The Candidatus Binataceae bacterium genome contains the following window.
GGCGCTCATCGGGCCGTGGACATCGTGACCACCCGTACTCGATACGCCGATCAGACCATCACCAATTTCCATCCAGGTAAGAACGAAGCCCTTCCCGGTGAGTCGCGCCTCGCTCCGTTCGCGAAATCCAAACGCGCGGGTGAGCCACTCAATCGCTTTGGGCACATCGTCGTACACGACTCCGGGAACCACGCTCGGGCTCTGCCAGGGCTGGGATTCATTTTGAGCCACGATAACCTCCATAGCCCGTCCTTGAAGAGTTGCCGACGGGAGACCCTAGCAATCTACGAAGTGATCAGAGCGATGTCTTGTAGAAAATTTACCTGCCGCCGGGGTGATCGGCCCGAAGACTCGGGCCGGCCAGGGACTGCAAGAGTTCTGTCGGAGTGCATCCGGCAAATGCGTTGAAATCGCGGATAAAGTGGGAGTGATCGTAATAGCCGCAATCCAGAGCGAGCTGGACCCAATCAACCGGTCCACCTCGCTCAATTGATTTGATCGCGCGATTGAAGCGCATAACACGCGCGACGGCCTTGGGAGGTATCCCGACGTAGTCTCGAAATTGCGCGATCAGGTGCTTCTGGCTACATCCCGCCTCGTTCGCCAACGATCTGATGCTGAGCAACCCATCCGCATCCCAAAGCTTCTGCCAAGCCCACGCGGTCCGCAAAGCTTGCGCCCGGACGCGATCGATCCGCTCGGCGAT
Protein-coding sequences here:
- a CDS encoding VOC family protein; the encoded protein is MAQNESQPWQSPSVVPGVVYDDVPKAIEWLTRAFGFRERSEARLTGKGFVLTWMEIGDGLIGVSSTGGHDVHGPMSAGYLTQSVKVYVDDVDRHYARAKAAGAGIISEIAEGFWGGRYYRATDREGHHWEFSQIGRELSADQWKLPPGIKMGV